A part of Terriglobus roseus genomic DNA contains:
- a CDS encoding MFS transporter, producing the protein MMKRKRFPWFTVGMLFMATALSFLDRQVLSILAPSILANFGITNTTYSHIVFAFQLSYTVMAAFGGYMIDRLGVKLGLTLSLGIWSAASAAHAFVRNGAQLAIARFALGFGEGACFPAATRGAVEYSAPEDRSFATGIAIGGSALGAVLTPPLTVLLAVRYGWRGAFLISGLLGILWCAVWIIFVKPAPRSTHSSTASSYSELLKQPGLLWFLLARFVFDPVFYFYMFWIPQFLSKERGLPLQTIGNLFWIPFLMLSVSQIFSGRLTDVLSKTMGSVTAKRRMLLIAAAMTPVSWCAGLVGSIPAAIGCMSLLLFAHGIWITNYLSLVTDLLPAENNASIVGLTGMVGGISGMISTLIIGPTVDRFSFAPVFAVSGVVYPCAYVCVTLAIRSADRAKSLSLTGVPIHADQSS; encoded by the coding sequence ATGATGAAACGGAAACGATTCCCGTGGTTCACCGTCGGCATGCTATTCATGGCGACAGCGCTCAGCTTTCTGGATCGACAGGTGCTGTCGATACTTGCGCCTAGTATCCTTGCGAACTTCGGGATAACCAACACTACGTATTCGCATATCGTGTTTGCGTTTCAATTGAGCTACACGGTCATGGCAGCGTTCGGCGGCTACATGATAGACCGTCTGGGAGTGAAGCTTGGTCTCACGCTTTCTCTCGGTATTTGGTCGGCAGCCTCGGCAGCGCATGCATTCGTTCGAAACGGCGCTCAACTTGCAATTGCACGCTTTGCACTTGGTTTCGGTGAGGGGGCATGCTTTCCTGCAGCGACGCGCGGAGCCGTGGAATACTCCGCTCCGGAAGACCGATCCTTTGCAACTGGGATCGCCATCGGTGGATCAGCACTTGGAGCGGTTCTTACACCACCACTGACTGTGCTGCTGGCCGTCCGTTACGGCTGGCGTGGAGCCTTCCTTATTTCCGGCCTGCTCGGTATTTTGTGGTGTGCAGTCTGGATCATCTTCGTTAAACCCGCTCCACGGAGTACACACAGCAGCACAGCATCGAGTTACAGCGAACTGTTAAAGCAACCCGGTCTTCTGTGGTTCCTGCTCGCACGCTTTGTCTTCGATCCGGTCTTCTACTTCTACATGTTTTGGATCCCTCAGTTCCTTTCCAAGGAACGTGGGTTGCCATTGCAAACCATAGGCAACCTCTTCTGGATTCCATTCCTCATGTTGAGCGTTAGTCAGATTTTCAGTGGAAGATTGACAGACGTTCTTTCCAAAACAATGGGTTCTGTAACAGCAAAGCGCCGGATGTTGTTGATTGCGGCAGCAATGACACCCGTGTCGTGGTGTGCCGGATTGGTAGGCAGCATCCCTGCAGCCATCGGGTGCATGAGCCTCCTGTTGTTTGCACATGGCATCTGGATCACCAACTACCTTTCGCTTGTGACAGACTTACTTCCCGCTGAAAACAATGCATCCATTGTTGGTCTGACCGGTATGGTGGGTGGCATATCGGGCATGATCTCGACCCTCATTATCGGCCCTACTGTAGACCGCTTTTCGTTTGCGCCTGTCTTCGCGGTCTCGGGTGTCGTATACCCGTGCGCGTACGTCTGCGTAACGCTCGCCATCCGCTCGGCCGACCGCGCGAAATCGCTTTCCTTAACAGGAGTACCGATACATGCCGATCAATCGTCGTAG
- a CDS encoding alpha/beta hydrolase yields MPINRRSFEIWAAFSFLLLLFNTAFAQEPTFPSEEGMRAAFQLRARYAMTPNITYLLASGVDLKLDLYQRIDTDKPMPTLIFIHGGGWIGLNKEYSIGAFMPWVMMGWNVVNVEYRMAHVALAPAAVEDCLCALRWVAQHAKDKHFDLSRLVIAGESAGGHLALTTGLIQESAGLDRECPGMPLPRVAAVVSWFGVGDMEKLLHQDNLPPGRDDAITWFGSMPNREAMARLVSPIHYVRKDGPAVFLIAGNEDPILDFHQSVDMDAALKRVGEPSELMIINHGLHGHFTPEQQITIYSKLRAFLKSNHVEP; encoded by the coding sequence ATGCCGATCAATCGTCGTAGCTTCGAGATATGGGCAGCTTTCAGCTTCCTCCTCTTATTGTTCAATACAGCATTCGCGCAAGAACCCACCTTCCCATCAGAGGAAGGCATGCGCGCGGCTTTTCAGTTGCGCGCACGCTACGCCATGACGCCTAACATCACGTACCTGCTAGCAAGTGGTGTGGACCTGAAGCTTGATCTCTATCAGCGCATCGATACAGATAAACCCATGCCAACCCTCATTTTCATCCATGGCGGTGGATGGATTGGACTCAACAAGGAGTACTCTATCGGCGCCTTCATGCCTTGGGTGATGATGGGCTGGAACGTTGTGAATGTCGAATATCGCATGGCGCATGTTGCACTCGCGCCCGCCGCCGTCGAAGACTGCCTTTGTGCACTTCGCTGGGTTGCACAACATGCGAAGGACAAACACTTCGATCTATCGAGACTGGTCATTGCTGGAGAATCGGCAGGCGGTCACCTCGCACTTACCACGGGCCTTATCCAGGAATCAGCAGGGCTTGATCGCGAGTGCCCAGGCATGCCGCTCCCACGTGTAGCTGCCGTCGTTAGCTGGTTTGGCGTAGGCGACATGGAAAAGTTGCTACATCAAGATAACTTGCCGCCGGGCCGCGATGACGCGATTACATGGTTCGGCAGTATGCCCAACCGCGAAGCGATGGCGCGCCTCGTCTCGCCCATTCACTATGTTCGAAAAGACGGTCCGGCTGTCTTCCTTATCGCTGGGAACGAAGATCCCATCCTCGACTTTCACCAGAGTGTTGACATGGATGCTGCATTGAAAAGAGTCGGTGAACCATCTGAGCTGATGATCATCAATCACGGCCTTCATGGCCACTTCACACCGGAGCAACAGATCACTATCTACTCGAAACTTCGCGCATTTCTGAAATCGAATCACGTTGAGCCTTAA
- a CDS encoding TolC family protein — protein sequence MAGTLLLTPFCTAQVGGASGAGNTTGGATGGTNAGTVLGQSVGTDASHPSQSPLEVAQTPASYAAAAPSGADPRKLPAAKPGAMTLRQVLDAARLHNPTLAAAEQNLRGVRAQEIQAAVRANPYLGVSASNVTVPSTGNNPYFYAVQVSRLFERGNKREYRVENARATTAQTEAQLQDTVRQTELAVRQAFTTMLIAKAALEISRAQLADFRHEVQLGHDRFLAGDLGKLDYERLDMQLGSFELDEQTTEITLEQASDHLQNLMGIGTSSPDFDVTGPIVPIPISQSRETLTATALQQRPDLRAAEAGVQAADASVKLAVANGTTDPTVEAEYDRNGTDNSAGFNVNIPLRIFDRNQGNKDTARYQAQAARLTEQATRNQIASDVNQAWIGYLHALNISNRFSDHYLDESADVLSVARYAFEHGGLALIDYLDALRDARSSTSDALNAYSQSWMSVHALSAATGMELAP from the coding sequence TTGGCAGGTACATTACTCCTGACTCCTTTCTGCACCGCACAGGTTGGCGGTGCTTCCGGAGCAGGCAACACCACGGGAGGTGCAACGGGGGGAACTAACGCTGGAACCGTATTGGGTCAAAGCGTCGGTACCGATGCCTCACATCCCTCACAGTCACCACTGGAAGTGGCCCAAACGCCGGCAAGCTATGCCGCAGCAGCACCATCGGGGGCCGATCCGCGGAAGCTGCCTGCGGCAAAGCCGGGAGCGATGACCCTGCGACAGGTATTGGATGCCGCGCGACTGCACAATCCCACATTGGCAGCTGCGGAACAGAACCTTCGAGGCGTGCGTGCACAGGAGATCCAAGCAGCCGTAAGGGCCAATCCATACCTTGGAGTTTCGGCGTCGAATGTCACCGTCCCATCCACGGGGAACAACCCGTATTTTTATGCGGTGCAGGTGTCACGGTTATTCGAGCGCGGAAACAAACGTGAATACCGAGTTGAGAATGCTCGTGCAACTACTGCGCAAACAGAAGCGCAGCTTCAGGACACGGTACGACAGACAGAGCTCGCTGTTCGCCAGGCGTTCACCACAATGCTGATTGCGAAAGCTGCACTGGAAATATCGCGTGCACAGCTTGCGGATTTCCGTCACGAAGTGCAGCTCGGACACGATCGTTTTTTAGCAGGTGATCTCGGAAAGCTCGACTACGAACGTCTCGATATGCAGTTGGGTTCCTTTGAACTAGATGAACAGACTACCGAGATTACGTTGGAACAAGCCTCGGACCATTTGCAGAATTTGATGGGCATCGGTACGTCTTCACCGGATTTCGATGTGACCGGTCCGATTGTCCCGATTCCCATTTCTCAGTCGCGTGAAACTCTGACCGCAACAGCACTCCAGCAGCGTCCGGATCTCCGAGCCGCGGAAGCAGGGGTGCAGGCTGCTGATGCGTCCGTGAAGCTGGCTGTAGCAAACGGAACTACCGATCCCACGGTCGAAGCCGAATACGATCGCAACGGTACAGACAACTCTGCCGGCTTCAATGTCAATATCCCATTGCGGATCTTCGATCGCAATCAGGGAAACAAAGACACCGCCCGCTATCAGGCCCAGGCGGCTCGCTTGACGGAACAGGCGACGCGCAACCAGATCGCCTCTGATGTGAACCAGGCCTGGATTGGCTATCTTCACGCACTGAATATTTCGAATCGCTTCAGTGACCACTACCTCGATGAGTCTGCCGACGTCCTATCTGTCGCCCGTTATGCATTTGAACACGGAGGTTTAGCACTGATCGATTATCTGGATGCACTGCGCGATGCTCGCTCTTCCACCAGCGATGCGCTGAATGCATACTCGCAGAGCTGGATGTCCGTTCATGCGCTAAGCGCCGCAACGGGGATGGAACTCGCCCCGTAA
- a CDS encoding efflux RND transporter permease subunit — translation MIRKLVDFALDNPFIVATVAILLFGWGIISFHNLPVEAYPDVANNYVTVITQWPGRAAEEVEQQVTVPLEIGFAGIPHMTHLRSTSLAGLSSVTMIFDDDSVNDWNREKVVERLTQVTLPNNLQPQIGTDWSPVGQIYWYTLQSTNPSYDTMALKSLEDWTLEKNLRTVPGVVDVSSFGGPTREYHVVVDPEKLVSYGLNIAQVKQALAANNTNAGGSFIEQGSQQINVREVGLYRTVDDIGNTSIKAQNGTALRIRDIATVSQGPKIRLGQIGQTIRRGDGKLADNPDAVEGLALLQKGANSDVTLEGIHAKVDELNSRVLPKGVQLVPFLDRSNLLHLTTHTVLHNLTEGIVLVVIILFLFLGNLRGALIVALTIPFSLLFASICLDLRQIPANLLSLGALDFGMVVDGAVVMIENIVRHLSHARREDLTVREQIRLAAHEVQRPVFYAIGIIITTYLPIFTLQSVEGRLFKPMSWTVAFALLGALIFSMLVAPMLASFFFRKGTSEWENPVLVWLTGRYRWAVQWAIEHRAITFSVAAAALLTSLGLVASGVIGSEFLPHLDEGAIWVRGTLAPSTGPSESLAVANRTRIKLASFPEVLQVVSQIGRPDDGTDTTGFFNTEYYVDLKPKEQWRPVFHQDKDELITAMNRQLDELPGVIWNFSQPISDNVEEAVSGVKGELAVKLYGTDLKDLEAKANEILRVMGTVRGIHDLGLFRVIGQPNLNFVVDRDAAARFGLNVSDIQDAIETAVGGSAVTTVLDGEARYDVTTRYAGPYRSTPEAINDIRLVSPSGERVSLAQVTKLQTTDGAEEIYRENGLRYVAIKYSVRDRDLGSTVEEAIRKVNAQVTMPPGYKLDWAGEYESQKRSSRRLLIVLPITLLLIFIILYTMFNSAKWASLILVNLSMAPIGGLLALLITGTHFSVSSGVGFLALFGVSVQTGIIMLEYMNQLRSNGSSPEKAAIEGAVLRLRPILMTMLVATLGLLPAALSHGIGSDSQRPFAIVIVGGLVGALIINVFLLPTLYVWLARKEDRLPTTDEEFAH, via the coding sequence ATGATTCGGAAACTCGTCGATTTCGCGCTGGATAACCCCTTCATCGTTGCGACCGTTGCCATTCTCTTATTTGGTTGGGGCATCATTTCATTCCACAACCTGCCGGTTGAAGCGTATCCCGATGTCGCAAACAACTATGTCACGGTCATCACGCAATGGCCTGGTCGTGCAGCCGAAGAGGTGGAGCAACAGGTAACAGTTCCTCTGGAGATAGGGTTTGCCGGCATTCCGCATATGACACATTTGCGGTCCACATCACTTGCTGGACTCTCCAGTGTCACCATGATCTTCGATGACGACAGTGTCAACGACTGGAATCGAGAGAAGGTCGTTGAACGGTTGACGCAGGTGACGCTCCCAAACAACCTGCAGCCACAGATAGGAACAGACTGGAGTCCTGTAGGCCAGATCTACTGGTACACATTGCAGAGTACCAACCCCAGCTATGACACCATGGCGTTGAAAAGCCTCGAGGATTGGACGCTCGAGAAAAATCTTCGCACCGTTCCAGGAGTCGTGGATGTATCGAGCTTCGGCGGCCCAACGCGTGAGTACCACGTGGTTGTGGACCCAGAGAAACTCGTATCGTACGGGTTGAACATCGCTCAGGTGAAACAGGCACTTGCTGCGAACAACACGAATGCCGGCGGCAGCTTCATCGAACAGGGATCGCAACAAATTAACGTACGGGAGGTTGGGCTCTATCGCACCGTCGACGACATCGGGAACACTTCCATCAAGGCGCAGAACGGAACCGCCCTCCGTATCCGTGACATTGCAACGGTTTCGCAAGGCCCGAAGATTCGCCTTGGTCAGATCGGTCAGACGATACGACGAGGAGACGGGAAACTAGCCGATAATCCCGACGCCGTGGAAGGTCTTGCCTTACTGCAAAAGGGCGCGAACTCCGACGTCACGTTGGAGGGCATCCACGCAAAGGTAGACGAGCTGAATTCGCGTGTACTTCCCAAGGGGGTACAACTTGTTCCGTTCCTCGATCGATCGAATCTGTTGCATCTTACAACGCACACAGTTCTGCACAACCTCACGGAAGGCATCGTCCTCGTCGTCATCATCCTGTTTCTATTCCTCGGGAATCTGCGTGGCGCGTTGATCGTTGCCCTCACGATCCCATTCTCGCTACTGTTTGCGTCGATTTGTCTTGATCTACGCCAAATCCCCGCAAATCTTCTATCGCTTGGTGCGCTCGACTTCGGCATGGTTGTTGATGGCGCTGTGGTAATGATCGAGAACATCGTCCGACATCTCAGCCACGCGCGTCGCGAAGATCTCACGGTGCGTGAGCAGATCCGTCTGGCAGCACATGAAGTGCAGAGGCCGGTGTTTTATGCCATCGGCATTATCATCACGACCTATCTCCCGATCTTTACTCTGCAGTCGGTAGAAGGACGTCTGTTCAAACCGATGAGTTGGACGGTCGCATTTGCTCTGCTCGGCGCTTTGATTTTCTCCATGCTGGTGGCTCCCATGCTCGCCAGCTTCTTCTTCCGTAAAGGTACTTCCGAGTGGGAGAATCCCGTTCTTGTCTGGCTGACGGGGCGATATCGTTGGGCTGTACAGTGGGCGATCGAACATCGTGCGATCACATTCAGCGTCGCTGCTGCTGCGTTGCTCACATCGCTCGGCCTCGTGGCGAGCGGGGTCATTGGATCGGAGTTTCTTCCGCACCTTGATGAAGGTGCTATATGGGTTCGTGGCACACTGGCGCCGTCGACAGGCCCATCGGAGAGTCTTGCCGTTGCGAATCGCACTCGAATCAAGCTGGCATCGTTTCCTGAAGTCTTGCAGGTCGTGAGCCAGATCGGACGTCCGGATGATGGTACCGATACAACCGGTTTCTTTAACACGGAGTATTACGTTGATCTGAAGCCCAAGGAGCAGTGGCGGCCTGTCTTTCACCAGGATAAGGATGAACTCATCACGGCCATGAATCGGCAGCTTGATGAGTTGCCGGGCGTGATTTGGAACTTTTCGCAGCCTATTTCAGACAACGTGGAAGAAGCTGTAAGCGGCGTGAAGGGAGAGCTTGCGGTCAAACTCTACGGTACCGATCTGAAGGATCTCGAGGCCAAAGCAAACGAGATCCTGCGCGTGATGGGAACGGTACGCGGCATTCACGATCTAGGACTATTCCGTGTCATAGGCCAACCCAATCTGAATTTTGTGGTTGATCGTGATGCTGCTGCGCGTTTCGGACTCAATGTCTCGGATATCCAGGATGCTATCGAAACTGCCGTAGGTGGCAGCGCAGTCACAACGGTGCTGGATGGAGAAGCTCGTTACGACGTGACGACACGATATGCGGGTCCCTATCGTTCGACACCAGAAGCGATCAACGATATTCGTCTCGTTTCACCTTCCGGAGAACGCGTCTCTTTGGCGCAGGTCACGAAGCTGCAGACGACCGATGGTGCAGAAGAGATCTATCGCGAGAATGGGCTTCGCTATGTAGCGATTAAGTACTCTGTTCGCGATCGCGACCTCGGATCGACAGTGGAAGAGGCGATTCGTAAAGTGAACGCTCAGGTCACGATGCCACCTGGCTACAAGCTCGACTGGGCGGGCGAATACGAAAGCCAGAAACGCTCGTCGCGCCGCCTGCTTATCGTGCTGCCGATCACGCTCCTGCTCATCTTCATCATCCTTTACACGATGTTCAATTCTGCTAAGTGGGCTTCTTTGATTCTCGTCAACCTTTCAATGGCCCCCATTGGTGGTCTGTTGGCTCTGCTTATCACTGGTACGCACTTCTCAGTTTCCTCGGGTGTCGGTTTCCTTGCGTTGTTCGGTGTTTCGGTGCAGACCGGCATCATCATGCTCGAGTACATGAACCAGCTACGCTCGAACGGTAGTTCGCCAGAGAAAGCGGCGATCGAGGGAGCTGTACTGCGGCTTCGTCCCATTCTCATGACGATGCTGGTGGCTACGCTGGGTTTATTGCCAGCAGCGCTGTCGCATGGCATCGGTTCAGATTCGCAACGCCCGTTCGCAATCGTAATTGTCGGCGGGCTCGTCGGCGCGCTGATCATCAACGTCTTCCTATTGCCCACGTTGTATGTGTGGCTCGCCCGAAAGGAAGACCGGCTGCCGACGACTGATGAGGAGTTCGCACATTGA
- a CDS encoding efflux RND transporter periplasmic adaptor subunit: MNFTLTEQARRLSTALAIAGLFCALNGCHKANTSEAAEDPPNTPQVVSAGTDDTVQVADAARFPLVAAQQQSVYDTLNVTGTVQPDVSREVPVLSIANGRVVALHVGLGDTVRKGQLVMEVQSPDVTQAFQSYQTALSNADLTNTTLTRDKLLFDKGAIAKSQLDVAQNADDDARAAQRAAEQQLRILGVDKDHPGDTVKVYAPIAGIVVAQNTTTAGAAGINLAGIAGSLTIADLSYVWVICDVYENDLSTVHLGELADIRLNAFPEKSHAGTVSDIGAILDPSIRTAKVRIQVNNPNNLLRIGMFATATFHGQKAHPAVIIPGAAILHLHDRDYVFVPTNANNTYHRTSVRVSQTLSNGSVEVASGLGAGAHVVSNALELQNTAAQ; this comes from the coding sequence ATGAACTTCACGCTCACAGAGCAGGCTCGGCGCCTCAGCACTGCTCTCGCGATTGCAGGCCTCTTCTGCGCCCTGAATGGCTGCCACAAAGCCAATACTTCTGAGGCGGCGGAAGATCCGCCGAACACACCTCAAGTGGTCAGTGCCGGTACTGACGATACTGTGCAGGTCGCGGATGCAGCGCGTTTTCCGCTAGTCGCAGCCCAGCAGCAGTCGGTGTACGACACCCTTAACGTTACTGGCACCGTTCAGCCTGACGTCTCGCGTGAGGTACCGGTGCTCTCCATCGCAAACGGCAGGGTCGTCGCGTTGCACGTAGGTCTGGGCGATACCGTCCGTAAGGGCCAGCTTGTGATGGAAGTACAGTCACCCGATGTGACGCAAGCTTTCCAGAGCTATCAAACCGCGTTGTCGAATGCGGATCTGACAAACACAACGCTGACTCGTGACAAGCTGCTCTTCGATAAGGGAGCGATTGCCAAGAGCCAACTTGACGTTGCTCAGAACGCGGATGATGATGCTCGCGCTGCACAGCGTGCGGCAGAACAGCAGCTCCGCATACTTGGCGTGGACAAGGACCATCCGGGCGACACCGTCAAGGTTTACGCTCCTATCGCGGGCATCGTCGTGGCACAAAACACCACCACCGCCGGTGCCGCTGGTATCAACCTCGCGGGTATTGCAGGCTCACTCACGATCGCCGATCTATCTTATGTATGGGTCATTTGCGACGTTTACGAGAATGACCTTTCGACTGTGCATCTAGGCGAACTAGCCGACATTCGCCTGAATGCTTTTCCGGAGAAGTCGCACGCAGGCACGGTTTCGGACATTGGGGCCATTCTCGATCCTTCCATCCGCACAGCGAAGGTCCGCATCCAGGTGAACAATCCGAACAACCTGTTGCGCATTGGTATGTTCGCGACGGCGACCTTTCACGGGCAGAAAGCGCATCCTGCAGTCATCATCCCCGGAGCCGCCATCCTCCACCTGCACGATCGGGACTACGTCTTCGTGCCGACCAATGCGAACAATACCTATCACCGTACTTCGGTGCGTGTATCGCAGACACTTTCGAATGGGTCGGTGGAGGTGGCTTCCGGCCTCGGAGCCGGAGCGCACGTCGTTTCGAATGCTCTTGAGTTGCAGAACACGGCGGCGCAGTAA